The following coding sequences lie in one Syngnathus scovelli strain Florida chromosome 1, RoL_Ssco_1.2, whole genome shotgun sequence genomic window:
- the pdlim7 gene encoding PDZ and LIM domain protein 7, whose product MNVYSVTLSGPAPWGFRLQGGKDFSMPLTVSRLTTGGKAAQAGVGVGDSVVSIDDLNAEDLTHVEAQNKIRAASNSLTLTLNRNVKVDSEQKDPRAKASVLPTYSFAPSTTINKMARPFSAGGASAGPVIKPVAYSPKLNTPRSQGRAGVLQPQNGVEPTPSPAKPQTANKPDGSKTAAAGVSAPSSRPPWVTDPNFAYRFRPDKTSTVVTHHQQPVQPTPMENRSSILQAAQQVPQNSERTPVCGACNKIIRGRYLVALGRSWHPEEFTCSQCKVVLEEGGFFEERGAVFCTKCHDNRYAPNCAKCKKKITGEIMHALKMTYHVQCFKCAACKSPIRNQAFYMEEGEPYCERDYEKMFGTKCHGCDFKIDAGDRFLEALGYSWHDTCFVCALCQINLEGKTFYSKKDKPLCKGHAFAPV is encoded by the exons CTGACCACAGGCGGGAAGGCAGCTCAGGCTGGTGTCGGGGTCGGAGACTCGGTCGTCTCTATTGATGACCTCAATGCCGAGGACTTGACCCATGTGGAGGCCCAAAACAAGATAAGAGCAGCATCCaattcactcactctcactctcaacAG AAATGTTAAAGTCGACAGCGAGCAGAAG GACCCACGCGCCAAGGCTAGCGTACTGCCAACGTACTCCTTTGCCCCGAGCACCACCATTAACAAGATGGCGAGGCCTTTCTCAGCAGGGGGCGCTAGTGCAGGACCTGTCATAAAGCCCGTGGCCTACTCACCTAAACTTAATACGCCTCGCTCTCAGGGCCGCGCCGGTGTGCTGCAACCACAGAACGG CGTTGAGCCAACTCCATCACCTGCCAAGCCCCAGACAGCCAATAAACCAGATG GATCCAAGACAGCGGCCGCGGGcgtctctgctccttcctcgcgACCTCCGTGGGTCACCGACCCTAATTTCGCCTATCGTTTTCGTCCGGACAAAACGAGCACGGTGGTGACGCACCACCAGCAGCCAGTTCAGCCCACGCCGATGGAGAACCGCAGCTCCATCCTGCAGGCGGCACAGCAGGTGCCCCAAAACAGCGAGAGGACCCCGGTGTGCGGCGCCTGCAACAAAATCATCAG GGGTCGCTACCTAGTTGCGCTGGGACGCTCGTGGCACCCCGAGGAGTTCACGTGTTCACAGTGCAAGGTTGTCCTGGAGGAGGGGGGCTTCTTTGAGGAGAGAGGTGCCGTCTTCTGTACCAAGTGCCACGATAACCGCTACGCACCCAACTGTGCAAAGTGCAAAAAGAAGATCACTGGG GAAATCATGCATGCCCTGAAGATGACCTACCACGTTCAGTGTTTTAAGTGTGCAGCCTGCAAGTCTCCTATCAGGAATCAAGCCTTTTACATGGAGGAGGGAGAGCCTTACTGCGAGAGAG ATTACGAGAAAATGTTTGGTACCAAATGTCACGGCTGCGACTTTAAGATCGACGCCGGGGATCGCTTCCTGGAGGCGCTGGGCTACAGCTGGCACGATACGTGCTTCGTCTGTGCT CTGTGCCAGATCAACCTGGAGGGGAAGACGTTCTACTCCAAGAAGGACAAGCCCTTGTGCAAAGGCCACGCCTTTGCCCCTGTGTGA